The genomic region CTTTGTCAATCGAAAGATAAACAAAAACGGGTTGTCTTCAAGTATGTTACGTCGGCGAGCGATAGAGGTCGGAGAAGATGACAAGCGATCGAACACGAGGAGAAACAACGGTCCAAATAAGTAAAGAATTGCAGGCGATGCACAACCGATGAAACAAACCAGTATGGCAAGCCACAATGTCTTGGACAACACTACGAACAGTCCTGTAACGAATGCCAATGACATCGCCACAAGTGCAATCCAAGTAAAAGCAATGGCGAAAGGAAGTGTGTCCATGAATGATTCGGTGACTTGATATGAAGATGACCAGAAAACCAACACTGCTGCAGTCATTGATGAGGTGAAGGCAATCGAATCCGTGACTACGAATGCTTTAAAAGCAGACTTACCAAGTAATGTCGACATACCCTCGTCTGGACCATTGTTTTTGAAACCTCCAGGGATTGTAAAAGCTGCTGTGAATGTAAATGTAGCAATCAGTGTTGCCATCAGCAACATAGTTGTCGCCATTTCCCTGCTTTTTTGTcccattttgttttttttctcgACATCTGTATAGACGAATCCTCCCTCTTGAAGGAGATCGCCAGCTCTCTTCATATAAGAACTCTTCAAAGCCTTTAAGGTCAAGAGCTGCAATTGAAAAACACAACTATTGTTATTCAGTAATCCTCTGAATCCAAATTACATAAGTTCTGATACCTTAATTTTTGTACCTTTTGTAGTTCCATCCCACCATCGTCAATTGAATAGACAACATCCAAAGCTGTCTGAGAATCCTGATTCATTACCCTAATGTTCACCTTTGAATTCTTTGACAAAAAAAAGACCACATTGCTATGGAAGTTCATTGCTGCAAGATGCAAAGGGGTGTTTCCAGCAATATCTGATCCATTAACCAAATCTTCAGCTTCAGGCAAATCCAAGACATACAATACTACATTCATGTAACCATTTTTAGCAGAAAGGTGGAGAATATTCTGTTGCTCATTGTTGATCATCTCAACGGTGTCCGGGCAAGGATTTAGCAGCAGCTTCAACAAGTTTACTTGACCATTCTTGGCAGCAAAGTGGAGAGGTATCTGTCGATTATTATCTACTTGATATGCAGCTGAACTATTGCATTCTAGTAATTTCTTAACCATTTCATAGTCACCCAAGGAAACAGCATAGTGAAGGGGATTTCTCCCTCTCCCATCTTGCAAGGTGATCAACTCCGGTTTCAAAACCATGATCATGTCCACGATAGCTGCTAAATCATAACCATTTGATTAAAACTACAGTAAATATCGAAATCTTGACAAAGTGACAGCTAGATTTACCCAAATCGCGGCTTAAGATGGCACGGTGCAGTGGTGTTTGGCCGTTGTTTCCTATATGATCAAGAGTGAGTGGATTTCTAAATATGATGCTGTGAGCAACATTAGTTAAGCCCAAATCAATGGCGACAACAAGCGGAGATTCCCCAGCATTGTTGACTAGCCTCAAAGCTTCCTGATCTCCTTCTACCAATAGCCACATAACCAACTTATGATTGTTTCTGACAGCACAATGTAAAGGGGTGTCGCCATTATTGTCTTTGACCCATGCTATATTTTCCACAGTAGCCttgaacaagaaaataacatcTAACCGTCCGGCCTTTGCGGCGACATGAAAGGGTGTTTCACCATTGAGGTTGGTCTTGTGGATGAGATTCGGATGCCAATTTATTATCTGTTCGACCAAATCTTTGTGTCCGAATCGTGCAGCCATGTGAAGAGCAGTGTTGCCTTGTGGAGTGGTGGCGTTTAGGATGTTGGTTTCCGCATCTACGAGTTGCTTGATGAGGTTTAAGTCTCCGGTTCTAGCCGCCATGAGAAATTTTTGATCCATGGCTATGGGAACCTCTTTGATTATGCAAGGAAAGTTGGAAATTGTAGAGCAGCAATGGGTTTTAAGTTTCAGCACAagtctttgtttttgtttttgtttttctttgttgTTTATATGTAtcatatatgatattgataataTGAAGAAGAGGTCACAAATTAAATTGGTCCTGTTTAATATTGACTATCCAAGTCAACTGACTTCTTCTTCACCGTGGCATCTAGAAGTTTACTCGAGTAACATTTTATAACCTGACTTTTTCTTCTACCTTTACTAATTACTATATACTTGCTATTATAATTTCGCTGAAGGTGAAAAAACCCCTTACTAAAAAAAGGCTTGAAAATTCATCTTTCCAAAAAcaatcatgcttttcagtcaacagaaaaatttattattaattagataattaatGACGCTGACGTAATAGATAAAAATTATCACATAACATGAAACGTGGATAGTATGCTGACACAATAGTAGTGTGTTGATCTTTTTGAAGCATTCTTAAAATGCAGAAAGAAATCTGGTCAATCATCAACAGAAAAATTATTAGTCATGAATCCAAGTGAGTTAGACAGCTTTTGAAAACGAACAAGATACGAATTgttgtaatgagaaataca from Gossypium arboreum isolate Shixiya-1 chromosome 1, ASM2569848v2, whole genome shotgun sequence harbors:
- the LOC108464766 gene encoding protein ACCELERATED CELL DEATH 6-like gives rise to the protein MIHINNKEKQKQKQRLVLKLKTHCCSTISNFPCIIKEVPIAMDQKFLMAARTGDLNLIKQLVDAETNILNATTPQGNTALHMAARFGHKDLVEQIINWHPNLIHKTNLNGETPFHVAAKAGRLDVIFLFKATVENIAWVKDNNGDTPLHCAVRNNHKLVMWLLVEGDQEALRLVNNAGESPLVVAIDLGLTNVAHSIIFRNPLTLDHIGNNGQTPLHRAILSRDLAIVDMIMVLKPELITLQDGRGRNPLHYAVSLGDYEMVKKLLECNSSAAYQVDNNRQIPLHFAAKNGQVNLLKLLLNPCPDTVEMINNEQQNILHLSAKNGYMNVVLYVLDLPEAEDLVNGSDIAGNTPLHLAAMNFHSNVVFFLSKNSKVNIRVMNQDSQTALDVVYSIDDGGMELQKLLTLKALKSSYMKRAGDLLQEGGFVYTDVEKKNKMGQKSREMATTMLLMATLIATFTFTAAFTIPGGFKNNGPDEGMSTLLGKSAFKAFVVTDSIAFTSSMTAAVLVFWSSSYQVTESFMDTLPFAIAFTWIALVAMSLAFVTGLFVVLSKTLWLAILVCFIGCASPAILYLFGPLFLLVFDRLSSSPTSIARRRNILEDNPFLFIFRLTKMIY